CTTTCGGCGATCATTCGCTGACGGCCATGGCGGGTTTCACGTACCAGAATAAAACGATGACGAGCATGAACGGTTCCGGCACCGGATTCCTCAGCAACATCGTATACACGGGTGATCTTACGGGCGCGCTTACGCCGGGGATTCCTTCTTCCGGCTATGCGAAATGGGCGCTATTGTCGTATCTCGGCAGGGTGAATTATTCTTATAAAGACAAATATCTGTTGACGGGCAGCATCCGCCGCGATGGTTCTTCCCGGTATTCAAAAGGCCAGCAGTGGGAGAATTTCCCTTCCGCGGCAATTGCCTGGAAAGCGTCAAACGAGCCGTTTCTGAAACAATCCCGCGCGATCTCCGACCTGAAAGTGAGGGCCAGCTGGGGATTGTCGGGTAACCCTTCCATTTCTCCTTACGCCACGCTCCGCCAGCTGGGCTCGCTGAATACGATTTTCGGGGATCAGCTGTCTGTAGGATACGCACCCGGTTCCCAGTTGCCCGGCGATCTGCGCTGGGAGGTAACGCGCCAGGTGGATCTGGGTATCGACGCGGGCTTCCTGAAGAACAGGCTGCACGTAACATTCGACATGTATCACAAGAAAACGCGCGACCTCCTGAACAACGTGAAGCTGCCGGTTTCCATGGGCTATGCTACCACTGTGCAGAATGTGGGCGAGATCGAGAACAAGGGTTTCGAGTTCGGAGTGGACGCCAATATTTTCGACGGCAGGGAAGTAAACTGGAACCTGAGCGCCAACATCGGTTTCAACCGCAACAAGGTGTTGAAATTGTATAATGGACAGGATATCAATGGCACTGCCTTCTATACCGGATCGGTACAGGATTTCGTGAATATCCTGCGCGAAGGAAAGCCTTTGGGCGTGTTTTATGGTTACAAGGAAGAAGGATACACGGACAATGGCAATCTGAAATATGAAGACATCAACAAAGACGGGCTAATTAACGCGAATGACAAAACATTCATCGGCGATCCCAATCCGGACTTCATTTACGGCATTAATTCCGCCACATCCTGGAAGGGATTCGAGCTGACAGTGTTTCTGCAGGGCTCGCAGGGCAACGACATTTTCAACCTGAACCGCGTGGCCGCGCTGGATCTGGGCATGGGACTCAACCTGCCCCGCGAAGTTTTCGAAAGCCACTGGACACCGGAGAACCGCGATGCCAAGTATCCCCGCATTACGCGGACGCTGACGGCGAACATGTCGTCGCGCTTCGTAGAAGACGGATCGTACCTGCGTTTCCGCAATATCCAGCTGGCCTATAACGTGCCGGTGAACAACGCCGCCAAATGGTTCCGGTCGGCGCAGGTATATGTGAGCGGGCAGAACCTGATCACGTTTACGAAATATTCCTGGTACGATCCGGAGGTGAATGCCTACGGAAGCGGCAATTCCATCAACCAGGGCATCGATTATTCCATTTACCCGATGAGCAAATCGGTTACGGTAGGCATCCGTTGCGGATTCTGATTCTTCACCATTCAATCCGACATTATGAAAAAAATTACGATACTTATATTAATGACGCTGGTGATGGCTTCCTGCTCCGACGCACTGTTGGAGGAACCGCAATCCATCGCCGCGGAAGTGTTTTACAATACACCGGCGGAAGTAGAAGCTGGTCTTAACGCGATATATGTGCCCATGCGCCGCGGCAGCGCGCTGGGTGCGCTGTACTTATGCCAGCACGAAATTTACACGGAATACCTGTACGGCCGGGGCAGCCATGCGCCGTTGAACGATTATACGGGGCTGGACCAGACGAACGTGTCGCGCGTGGGGGATATGTGGGCCGTATTCTACGAATCCATCCGCAACGCCAACATCGTGATCGAAAGGGCGCCGCTGGGCACGAAGATTTCCCCGGCGCAGTTGGACGGCTACCTGGCCGAGGCGCGCTGCATGCGGGCGCTGAATTACTTCTTCCTGGTCCGTAACTGGGCCGGCGTTCCGATCCGCGACGAAAAGAATATGGACGTCCGGGAGTTGGCGCGCAACACGCAGGAACAGGTGTACGACTTCATCGTGGCGGACCTGGAGTGGGCGGAAACGCACCTGCCCGATAAGCCGCGGCTGTCAGGGGCGCCGTCGAAGTGGTCGGCCAAGGCGATCCTCACGGATGTGTACATGAATCTCCATCAATATGAGAAAGCGCGCGACAAGGCGGGAGAGATCATCACCAGCAATAAATTCAGCCTGGTGAACGTGACGGTGGCGGAAGATTTTGAGAAGTTGTTCGGGGCGGATGTGGCGACTTCCACCGAAGAGGTGCTTTACCTGAAATATGCCAGGATGCCCAGCGGGCAGGGGTTTGCTTATCCGCAGTATTGCCACTATCCTAATTCAGGGTATTTTCCGCCGGGAGGGTTTTATACTTTCTACAGCGATTCCGAAACGAATACTTTCCTGAAAAACTGGGATAAGAACGATCTGCGATATACATTTAACTGGTATCCGCAAACCTTCGGCCTGGGGCCCACCACGATCCTGCTTAAGAAGTTCGTGGACAAACAGGCGGTTTCGGGCGGAGGGAACGATTATCCCATGTACCGCTATGCCGACATCCTCCTGTTCTACGCCGAGTGCGTGGCCCAGGCGGGCACTGCGCCCAATGCGGATGCGATGGAGAAATTGAATATGGTCCGCCGCCGCGCGTATGGAAAACCCGCCACCACGGCCGATGCTGCGGTAGATTTCAAACTGGCGGATTATGCTACGAAACAGGCGTTCATCGACCTGGTAGTGCGCGAGCGCGGGTACGAAAATTGCGGGGAATCGAAGCGCTGGCTGGATCTGAAGCGCCTCGGCATCGCGGAGGAAATCGTGCAGGCAGGGAAAGGCAAAACG
Above is a genomic segment from Chitinophaga pollutisoli containing:
- a CDS encoding RagB/SusD family nutrient uptake outer membrane protein, which produces MKKITILILMTLVMASCSDALLEEPQSIAAEVFYNTPAEVEAGLNAIYVPMRRGSALGALYLCQHEIYTEYLYGRGSHAPLNDYTGLDQTNVSRVGDMWAVFYESIRNANIVIERAPLGTKISPAQLDGYLAEARCMRALNYFFLVRNWAGVPIRDEKNMDVRELARNTQEQVYDFIVADLEWAETHLPDKPRLSGAPSKWSAKAILTDVYMNLHQYEKARDKAGEIITSNKFSLVNVTVAEDFEKLFGADVATSTEEVLYLKYARMPSGQGFAYPQYCHYPNSGYFPPGGFYTFYSDSETNTFLKNWDKNDLRYTFNWYPQTFGLGPTTILLKKFVDKQAVSGGGNDYPMYRYADILLFYAECVAQAGTAPNADAMEKLNMVRRRAYGKPATTADAAVDFKLADYATKQAFIDLVVRERGYENCGESKRWLDLKRLGIAEEIVQAGKGKTVAPRHLLWPIPVIETNYNKAIDPVKDQNPGY